From Xenopus tropicalis strain Nigerian chromosome 3, UCB_Xtro_10.0, whole genome shotgun sequence, the proteins below share one genomic window:
- the s1pr2 gene encoding sphingosine 1-phosphate receptor 2, which yields MNSTYQEYLNPRKVWEHYVYVKENLTREDSSRYAISIIFIIICCIIILENLLVLTSVLRNKKFHSAMFFFIGNLAFSDFLTGCAYIANILLSGNMTFTLTPMEWFIREGTAFTTLCASVLSLLAIAIERKVAIMQVEVYSSDRNCRMVLLIAACWVVSIVIGGLPILGWNCIFNMEQCSTVLPLYSKKYILFVVTIFTIILLTIVILYVQIYYIVKSSHGEVAAPPTLALLKTVTIVLGVFIICWLPAFIILLLDVSCKVKSCKILYKADYFFGVATLNSALNPIIYTLRSKDMRKEFLRVLCCFNYFQKNRTPDKCMLKLRSSSSLERCTQKHDLPTSPIMKDCTTFV from the coding sequence ATGAACAGCACCTATCAGGAGTACTTGAACCCAAGGAAGGTTTGGGAACATTATGTTTATGTCAAGGAAAATCTCACCAGGGAAGACTCATCGCGCTATGCGATCTCCATCATCTTCATCATTATCTGCTGCATTATTATCCTGGAGAACCTCCTTGTGCTCACTTCGGTCTTGCGGAACAAGAAGTTCCATTCTGCCATGTTCTTTTTTATTGGGAACTTGGCATTTTCAGACTTTCTCACTGGCTGTGCCTACATCGCCAACATTTTGCTGTCGGGGAACATGACCTTTACTCTCACTCCCATGGAGTGGTTTATACGCGAGGGCACGGCTTTCACGACTCTCTGCGCTTCTGTTTTGAGTCTGCTGGCCATTGCCATTGAACGTAAGGTCGCCATCATGCAGGTTGAAGTCTACAGCAGTGACAGGAACTGTAGGATGGTCCTTTTAATTGCTGCTTGTTGGGTTGTCTCAATTGTCATTGGAGGACTGCCAATTTTGGGCTGGAATTGCATCTTCAATATGGAGCAGTGCTCAACGGTCCTTCCCCTCTACTCCAAAAAGTATATTCTCTTTGTTGTTACCATTTTTACCATCATACTTTTAACCATTGTAATCTTGTATgttcaaatatattatattgtcaaGTCCAGCCATGGAGAAGTGGCCGCCCCGCCAACGCTTGCCCTTTTGAAAACAGTGACTATTGTCCTTGGAGTCTTCATAATCTGCTGGTTGCCAGCATTTATCATCCTTCTTCTGGATGTCTCTTGCAAAGTGAAATCATGCAAAATACTTTATAAAGCCGATTACTTTTTTGGTGTGGCCACTTTGAACTCTGCCTTGAACCCGATCATTTACACCCTGAGAAGCAAGGACATGAGGAAAGAGTTTTTAAGAGTGCTTTGTTGTTTCAACTATTTCCAGAAGAACAGGACTCCTGACAAGTGTATGCTCAAACTGCGCAGTTCCAGCTCCCTGGAGCGTTGCACGCAAAAACACGACCTGCCTACGTCCCCAATTATGAAGGACTGTACAACGTTTGTTTGA
- the dnmt1 gene encoding DNA (cytosine-5)-methyltransferase 1, with protein sequence MPAQSASLALPADVRKRLKDLERDQDGMTEKECVQQKLSLVLGFLEADARNKLSDLESKLSSEELSEEGYLTKVKALLRKQLSCENGDLSLNGETNGCSTNGTCGSDEEDVEMSESNTAGVKNRKTRKSKTNGENKKSPARARSSRSTTGKQATILSMFSKGSNKRKSSDEEKDTDVSADADQPEEKEKEEKRIKIEVNESENENRSTAEESKKVKPVLPPKTPPPKCMDCRQYLDDPDLKYFQGDPDDALDEPEMLTDERLSLFEANEDGFESYDDLPQHKVTCFSVYDKRGHLCPFDSGLIEKNVELYFSGYVKPIYDDNPSLDGGVRAKKLGPINAWWITGFDGGEKALIGFTTAFADYILMDPSEEYSSIFALMQEKIYMSKIVVEFLQNNPDVSYEDLLNKIETTVPPSGLNFNRFTEDSLLRHAQFVVEQVESYDEAGDSDEQPVIVTPCMRDLIKLAGVTLGKRRAARRQAIRHPTKIEKDNKGPTKATTTKLVYQIFDTFFSEQIEKDADKENGIKRRRCGVCEVCQQPDCGQCKACQDMLKFGGAGRTKQACTQRRCPNLAVKEADEDEEVEDVVPEMPSPKKILQGKKKKLEKKNRISWVGDPIKTEGKKDFYLKVSIDSEILEVGDCVSVSPDNPTEPLYLARITSMWEDACGPMFHAHWFCLGTDTVLGATSDPLELFLVDECEDMQLSYIHGKVKVIYKAPSDNWFMEGGTHTDIKVVEDDGSTYFYQLWYDPEYARFETPPTPQPTEDNKYKFCTSCARLAEIRQREMPRVSCPVEDLDSKVCYSTAIKNDVQYKVGDGVLLLPDAFSFSVKLGSPMKRPQKKDDVDEDLYPEYYRKSSDYIKGSNLDAPEPYRLGRIKEIFCNKRSNGKANESDIKLRIYKFYRPENTHKGVKASYHSDVNMVYWSDEEAVVDFKAVQGHCTVEYGEDLTETIQEYSAGGSDRFYFLEAYSAKTKSFEDPPNHARSAVNKGKGKGKGKGKGKTASKSENEQQNCGDKLPKLRTLDVFSGCGGLSEGFHQAGISETNWAIEMWEPAAQAFRLNNPGTTVFTEDCNVLLKLVMSGEKTNSLGQRLPQKGDVEMLCGGPPCQGFSGMNRFNSRTYSKFKNSLVVSYLSYCDYYRPKYFLLENVRNFVSFKRSMVLKLTLRCLVRMGYQCTFGVLQAGQYGVAQTRRRAIVLAAAPGEKLPMFPEPLHVFAPRACSLSVVVDEKKYVSNITRTNSSLFRTITVRDTMSDLPEIRNGASALEISYNGEPQSWFQRQIRGSQYQPILRDHVCKDMSALVAARMRHIPLAPGSDWRDLPNMEVRLSDGTTTRKLRYSHHDKKNGRSSTGALRGVCSCSEGKPCDPADRQFNTLIPWCLPHTGNRHNHWAGLYGRLEWDGFFSTTVTNPEPMGKQGRVLHPEQHRVVSVRECARSQGFPDTYRLFGNILDKHRQVGNAVPPPLSKAIGSEIKKCVLSREKENGTETVKAEKMETD encoded by the exons ATGCCGGCCCAGTCCGCTTCCCTGGCTCTGCCTGCCGATGTCAGGAAACG gcTAAAGGATTTGGAGAGGGATCAGGATGGAATGACAGAAAAG GAATGTGTACAACAGAAACTGAGTTTGGTGCTTGGCTTCCTTGAAGCAGATGCTAGAAACAAACTAAGTGATCTGGAGAGCAAGCTGAGCAGCGAGGAACTGTCTGAG GAAGGATACCTTACGAAAGTGAAGGCTCTTCTGCGGAAGCAGTTGAGCTGTGAAAATGGAGACCTCAGCTTAAATGGAGAAACAAATGGGTGCTCTACAAATGGTACCTGCGGCAGTGATGAGGAAGATGTGGAGATGTCAGAGTCCAATACTGCTGGAGTTAAAAATCGCAAGACTAGGAAAAGCAAAACCAATGGAGAAAATAAGA AATCGCCAGCCCGTGCACGCTCATCAAGAAGCACTACTGGCAAGCAGGCCACCATCCTCTCCATGTTTTCTAAAGG gtCAAACAAGCGGAAATCCAGCGATGAAGAAAAAGACACAGATGTTTCGGCTGATGCAGACCAACCAGAAGAGAAG GAAAAGGAagagaaaagaataaaaatcGAAGTTAATGAAAGCGAGAACGAAAATCG GTCTACGGCTGAAGAGAGTAAAAAGGTGAAACCTGTTCTGCCACCAAAA ACACCACCACCTAAATGCATGGACTGCAGGCAATATTTGGATGATCCAGACCTCAAGTACTTTCAGGGTGATCCAGACGACGCT CTAGATGAGCCAGAGATGTTAACAGATGAGCGATTATCCCTTTTTGAAGCCAATGAGGATGGGTTTGAGAGCTATGATGACCTTCCCCAGCATAAAGTTACATGCTTCAG cgtttatgataaaaggggtcatttatgtccTTTTGACTCTGGTCTGATTGAGAAGAATGTCGAGCTGTACTTCAGCGGATATGTAAAACCGATTTATGATGACAACCCCTCTCTTGATG gtggtgTACGAGCAAAGAAACTGGGTCCCATTAATGCTTGGTGGATAACTGGTTTTGATGGAGGAGAAAAGGCTTTGATTGGCTTTACAACTG CTTTTGCGGACTATATCCTAATGGATCCCAGTGAAGAATACAGCAGCATCTTTGCTCTGATGCAGGAAAAGATTTACATGAGTAAGATAGTTGTAGAATTCCTTCAGAATAACCCTGATGTGAGTTATGAAGATCTGCTCAACAAGATTGAG ACTACCGTCCCACCTTCAGGCTTAAACTTTAACCGGTTCACGGAAGACTCTTTATTAAGGCATGCACAGTTTGTGGTGGAACAAGTGGAGAGCTATGATGAGGCTGGTGATAGTGATGAGCAGCCTGTTATTGTAACTCCCTGCATGAGGGACCTCATAAAGTTGGCTGGTGTTACCCTGGGCAAAAG GCGAGCAGCAAGAAGACAAGCCATTAGACATCCTACAAAGATAGAGAAGGACAACAAAGGACCAACAAAGGCCACTACCACAAAACTTGTGTATCAGATCTTTGACACATTCTTCTCAGAACAAATAGAGAAAGATGCAGATAAGGAAAATGGCATCAAACGCAGGCGTTGTGGTGTTTGTGAG GTGTGTCAGCAACCAGACTGTGGCCAGTGCAAAGCTTGCCAGGATATGTTAAAGTTTGGTGGGGCAGGCCGTACCAAACAAGCCTGCACACAGAGAAG GTGTCCAAACCTGGCAGTAAAGGAAGCAGATGAAGATGAGGAAGTTGAGGATGTTGTACCAGAAATGCCTTCGCCCAAAAAGATCCTTCAGGGAAAGAAGAAAAAACTGGAGAAAAAGAACAGGATCTCTTGGGTGGGAGATCCAATTAAG actgaaggaaaaaaagaCTTTTACCTGAAAGTGTCCATTGACTCTGAAATCTTGGAAGTTGGGGATTGTGTATCAGTGAGTCCTGATAATCCAACAGAGCCTCTGTACTTGGCAAG GATCACATCCATGTGGGAGGATGCCTGTGGGCCAATGTTCCATGCGCACTGGTTCTGCCTCGGCACAGATACAGTTCTTGGTGCAACATCTGATCCCCTCGAGCTCTTTCTTGTGGATGAATGTGAGGACATGCAGTTATCCTATATTCATGGCAAAGTGAAGGTCATTTACAAAGCGCCATCTGACAACTGGTTCATGGAG GGAGGAACACACACTGATATAAAGGTTGTGGAGGATGATGGAAGCACTTATTTTTACCAGCTGTGGTATGATCCAGAATATGCACGCTTTGAGACTCCTCCCACCCCTCAGCCTACAGAGGACAATAAGTATAA GTTCTGCACCAGTTGTGCCCGTCTGGCTGAAATAAGGCAGAGAGAGATGCCCAGAGTAAGCTGTCCCGTAGAGGATTTGGACTCTAAAGTTTGCTACAGTACAGCTATAAAGAATGATGTACAGTATAAGGTTGGAGATGGAGTGCTGCTCCTTCCTGATGCCTTCTCATTTAG TGTGAAGCTGGGTAGCCCAATGAAGCGACCTCAAAAGAAGGATGATGTGGATGAGGATCTGTACCCAGAATACTACCGTAAATCATCAGACTACATTAAGGGTAGCAACCTGGATGCTCCAGAACCATACAGATTGGGTCGCATTAAGGAGATATTCTGCAACAAGAGAAGTAATGGAAAGGCTAATGAGTCGGATATAAAGCTGAGGATTTACAAGTTTTACAG ACCTGAAAATACTCACAAAGGTGTAAAAGCAAGCTACCATTCAGACGTAAACATGGTTTACTGGAGCGACGAAGAGGCAGTAGTGGACTTTAAGGCAGTGCAAGGGCATTGTACAGTAGAATATGGTGAAGACCTGACTGAAACCATTCAGGAGTACTCTGCTGGAGGATCAGATCGCTTTTATTTCCTAGAG GCCTATAGTGCAAAAACCAAAAGCTTTGAAGATCCACCAAACCATGCTCGCAGTGCTGTTAACAAAGGCAAAGGAAAGGGCAAGGGAAAAG GCAAAGGTAAAACTGCCTCAAAGTCTGAGAATGAACAGCAAAATTGTGGTGATAAGCTGCCTAAACTGCGCACCCTGGATGTGTTTTCTGGCTGTGGAGGGCTCTCTGAAGGCTTTCACCAAGCAG GCATATCTGAGACAAACTGGGCAATAGAGATGTGGGAGCCTGCAGCCCAAGCCTTCAGGCTGAACAATCCTGGTACTACAGTATTCACAGAAGACTGCAATGTTCTCCTCAAACTAGTCATGTCTGGAGAAAAGACCAATTCCCTAGGGCAGCGCTTGCCTCAAAAGGGAGATGTGGAAATGCTGTGCGGAGGGCCCCCCTGCCAAGGGTTTAGTGGCATGAACAGGTTTAACTCAAGAACCTATTCAAAGTTCAAGAACTCCCTGGTGGTTTCATATCTCAG CTACTGTGACTACTACAGACCAAAATACTTCCTCTTGGAAAACGTCAGGAACTTTGTATCATTCAAAAGATCTATGGTGCTTAAGCTAACACTCCGCTGCCTTGTGCGTATGGGCTACCAGTGCACATTCGGTGTTCTTCAG GCTGGCCAGTATGGCGTTGCACAGACCCGCAGGAGAGCAATCGTACTTGCTGCTGCTCCAGGAGAGAAGCTTCCAATGTTCCCTGAGCCTTTGCATGTGTTTGCCCCACGTGCTTGTTCACTGAGTGTTGTTGTGGATGAAAAGAAATATGTCAGTAACATCACAAG AACTAACTCGAGCCTTTTCCGAACAATCACTGTCCGGGATACCATGTCTGACCTTCCAGAAATCCGCAATGGAGCCTCTGCTCTGGAAATTTCTTACAATGGAGAGCCTCAGTCCTGGTTCCAAAGGCAGATTCGTGGCTCGCAGTATCAGCCAATTCTCAGGGATCATGTCTGCAAG GACATGAGCGCTTTAGTTGCTGCCAGAATGCGTCACATACCTCTTGCTCCTGGCTCAGACTGGCGGGATCTACCTAACATGGAAGTGCGTCTGTCAGATGGCACTACAACCAGAAAGTTACGCTATAGTCACCATGACAAGAAAAATGGGCGCAGCAGCACTGGTGCTTTAAGAGGAGTCTGCTCTTGTTCTGAAG gCAAACCATGTGACCCTGCAGACCGGCAGTTCAACACGCTGATTCCCTGGTGCCTGCCCCACACAGGAAACAGACACAATCACTGGGCTGGCTTGTATGGAAGACTTGAGTGGGACGGCTTCTTTAGCACCACTGTTACTAACCCTGAGCCAATGGGCAAACAG GGTCGCGTCCTTCACCCAGAGCAACATCGTGTGGTGAGTGTGAGGGAATGTGCGCGGTCCCAAGGATTTCCCGACACCTACAGACTGTTCGGTAATATCttggataaacacaggcag